The Moorella glycerini genomic interval GGCCCTACCCGTTCAACTATGCGTTTCCCTTCTGCTATACAGCGCCCTACAACCGAAGCCGGGAGGAGAGGGTCTCCCTGCTTTACAGGGTGTCTGATTTTCTCTCCAGGGACGTATACCAATACCTTCTCTAGATCGCAAACAGATACGGCACAGTCTGCGGCGAATAATCCCGCAAGGCAGGGGGCCACCTCTACAAAAGCTGCCAGTAATCCCATGCTGCTTTCCCCCTTCCCTGAAGAACGCTTCTTCTACCTGGCTTTGCTTAAAGCCAGAAATCCTAATATGGCTGTATGAAATTCTTCTTTTTTCTCATAAAAGGAAGCATGACCGGCTTCCGGAATGGTAATATACAACGAACCCTTTATAGCCCGGTGGATCTTTATCATTTCTTCCAGGGGAGTAACCATGTCTTTTTCAGCACCGATTAAAAACGTCGGCACATTTATTTTTCCTAATCTTTCTAGTATGTCAAAACCACCGTGACTGGAGGACAACCTGAGATAGGCGGCGAACCAGTCACTGGTCAGCACTTCACCGCAATTCTTTTCCCTGGCCTTTAACCATTGGTAATGGGCTTCATAAAAAGCAGATGAATAGATGAAGGGCATGGCCAGTTGGAAAAACTTCTGGCCCGAGTTAAGTTTTGCCGCTTCGTCCCAGGCCTCACCAATGGCCTTCAGGTGATTGGTAAGCCGCGCGGACGTATTGGCTAAAATAAGGGTTTTTAGCATATAACCGTATTTAAGGGCAAAAAGTAAAGCGACCTGGCCCCCGTATGAGGTCCCCACCAGGTGCACCCGGGGCAACCCGAGATGAACAAACAGGTCCCGGAGATCCTCCCCATGCTGGCCTATTTCATATTGCTCATTACATTTGTCCGATTGACCCTGATCGCGAAAATCTACCCTCAAGAGCCGGTAGCCGTTGCGGGTGTAAAAGTCTACGCCATCCACCCAGCTGGCGGTGCTCATCATAATGCCGTTGAGTAATACTACCGTTTCCTCTCCCGTGCCGTCCAGCTCGTAATAGATCCCTACACCATTAATCTCTACTTTCGGCATACTTCTCCCCTCCGTTAACGTTATTGCAGGCATTGTTCCCTGACAAAATTCTAAAAATAACCCCCAGCATCCTGGGGGATAAATTATTGACAAAACAAAAACAGAATGCTGGCTAGCAGCTGGATTCTTTTTCCTTGACATTTACCACTTCTGAGGATAACGCAACTCCAGTGCTGATACGGGTGTCTTTTCGCCAGCGCCGGCCCAGGCTGCTAAAAGCTCGGACCAGTCCTCCCGGGAAAAATAGCACTACTACAATATAAACAACACCGAAAATGATCAACCAGCGTTCAAAAATTGGGTGCACACTCCCCAGGCTGCTGAACCATTCATGGACTATAGTTACCAGGGCCGAGCCGACGATAGCCCCATAAAGGGTGCCGCTACCTCCAATGATAGTCATCAGCAAAGCATCCAGGGTCTTATCCACAGCCAGTACGGAGGTGCTGACAAAACGCTCCTGCAGGCCATAGAGGGCTCCAGCCAGGCTGGCCGTGATGCCTGCTACCACGGTAGAGAATAATTTGTACCGGAAGACATCATAGCCGATGGCCTGGGCCCGGCGTTCGTTTTCCCGTATGGCCTGCAAAACCCTGCCGGTGGGTGATGAAATGAACAAGCTGAGCAGGTAGAACACCAGAATAAGAAAAAGGAGGGCAAGGTAATAGAAAACAACCCGGTCCTGCAGCATTTCCGGTACCCGGAAGCTAAAACCATCTTCGCCGCCGGTCAGGCCCCGCAGTTTGAAAGCTGCTATAAAGAACAGCTCTCCCAGGGCAAGGGTCATCATGGCAAAGTAGGTATCGCGTACCCGCAGGGATATAGTACCGATTAAGAAAGCCACCACGAGGCCTAACAGCATGGCCATAACTAATCCGAGGAGGGCAATCTCCAGCCCCCGGCCCAGGTTTTTCAAAAGGAGGCCTATGGTATAGGCGCCGCTACCGAAAAAAAGGGCATGGCCAAAGCTTATTATACCGGTATAGCCGAGCAAAATATCATAGCTCATGGCAAAGATGGCGATGATGAATATATGGGTTAAAAGGTTAATAGTGGCCCGGGATTCGGTAAACAGAGGTACTGCTGCCACCAGGAGCAGCAATATGAGCAGTAATATATGAAACCTTCTTCTCTTCACTTAAATATTACCTCCTCCGAACAAACCGGTAGGCTTGACCAGCAGCACCAGCGCCATCAAGAGGACGTTTACCGCCAGGGCCGCCTCCGGTACAAACCATGATACAGCCGCCCCTATCAGTCCTACCAGCAGGGCGCCGACGAGGGAACCGACAAAACTTCCCAGCCCACCGGTGACTACTACAATAAAAGCCAGTAGCTGGTTATCCAGCCCCATGGTCGGGCTGATGGAACCACCCAGGGGCCCCATAATAGCCCCGCCCAGGGCCGCCAACCCCGCTCCCAGGGCAAACACCATGGTAAATACTTTCCTGATGTCAATACCCAGGGCCTGCACCATTTCCGGGTTCTCTACCCCGGCCCGGACAATGATGCCCAAGCGGGTCCGGGTAAGCAAAATATATACTGCCAGTGCAACCACTAATCCCACCACGATGGTAAACAGGCGATACTTAATGAGCACAATCCCGCCAAATTCCCAGCTTCCCTCCAAAAAACCAGGGGGCGGGCTGGTCAGCATATTGGGCCCCCAGACCACCTTGACCAGTTCTCCCAGGACGAGCATTAAGCCCATGGTGAGCAGGATCTGGGATAAATGATTACCGAATACCCTGCTGATGGTTGTCCGCTCCAGGATGACGCCTAGCAAAGCGCCGGCGAGAATAGCGCTTGCCAGGGCCAGGAAAAAACTCTGGGTACGCCCAAAGACCCAAGTTCCGACATAAGCTCCCCAGAGGAAGAAGGCCCCGTGGGCAAAATTGAGGATACCCATTAACCCAAAGATAATGGAAAGACCTACAGCCAGGAGAAAAATGGCCATGCCGGTGGCGATGCCATTGGTAAATAGATTGATAAAAGTATCCATACATGCACCCCCATCATCAATCGCGTGCTTCAATGCGGGCTCAGGCTAATGCCCAGGTAACGCTGCTGCAGGGAAGTATCCGCTGCCAGGTCTGCCATCGTACCGCTATGCACTGTCCGGCCATCGTCGAGGATATAATACCGGTCCCCCACCGCCCGGGCCAGGTTAAAATTTTGTTCTACCAGAACCACGGTTGTTTCTTTTTTGATCTGTTTGATGGCTTCCGCCAGCTTTTCAACTACCACCGGAGCCAGCCCCTTGCTGGGTTCGTCGATCAGGAGCAGGCGGCTGTTGGTGACCAGGCCACGCCCCATGGCCAGCATTTGTTTCTGACCGCCGCTAAGGCTCCCCGCTTTCTTCCGCCAGGCCGCCTTCAGGTCAGGAAAGATAGAGACTACTTTTTCTAGCAGGCCCTCCCCATTTTTGCTCCTCATTGCTATCTTTAAATTCTCTTCCACAGTGAGCCCGCTGAAAATAGCCTGGTCTTCAGGCACATAGCCTAAACCTTTTCGCGCCACCTGATGGGCCGGCAGGCCCGTGATACCCTGGCCTTCAAACTCAATCTTGCCCTGCCTGGGTTTTAAAAAGCCCATAATAGTACGCAAGGTGGTTGTCTTGCCGGCGCCATTACGCCCCAGGAGTACCGTCACTTTCCCGGCAGGCACCTGCAGGTAGACACCCTGCAGAATGTGAAATTCGCCAATATACGTTTGCAGGCCCTCGACATTCAATATCATGCCATTCCCCCTCCCAAGTAGGCTGTCTGGACGCGCTCATCCCGGATAATTTGTTCGGGAGCTCCCGAAGCCAGTACGCACCCGTTGAACAACACTACAACCTCGTCCGAAAGGGACAGGACCATATTCATCTTATGTTCCACCAGGATGATGGTCCGGTCCCGCTTCTCCCGCAGGTGCTGCAACAGCTCGATCATGGCCGGCACCTCCTCCAGGGAGATGCCCGCTGTAGGTTCATCTAGTAACATTACCTCGGGTTCCATGGCGAGGACAATAGCGATCTCCAGCTTGCGCTTCTCCCCGTGGGTCAGGGTGCTGGCCAGGGACCCCGCCTTTTTCCTTAAGCCAACTGTATCCAGCACTCCCAGGGCTTTGTCTTGCAGTTCTTTAAAGTGCACTACTGGCGTCAACGGGCGAAAACCGGTACCTGCACTGGCCTGTACTGCCAGCCTCACATTTTCTAATACCGTTAATTTTGGAAACACGTTAGTTATCTGGAAACATCTCCCAAGCCCGCGCCTTGCCCTCTCATGGACAGGAAATCTGGTAATATCTTCTCCTTTAAAAAAGATCCTGCCTCTGGTGGGCACCAGTTGCCCGCTGACCAGGTTAAAGAAGGTTGTTTTCCCGGCACCATTGGGACCGATAATTGACGTAAAGCTACAGGGCTTAAAAGACACATTAACCCCGTTTACCGCAAAGTGGCCCCCGAAAGCCATGGTTAAATCTTCCGTCCACAGGATAGCATCCGTCACTTCATTTCCACCTCCTCACTCCAGTTTAAGCCTTCTGGCCTCGTGACGCAATTCCTCTCTAAAGTTGGGATGGGCTATAGCAATGAGCCGGTTAACGCGTTCTTTCAGGCTCCGAGCCTTCAGATGGGCCACACCGTATTCGGTCACTACATAGTCAACATCAGCCCGCAGCAAAGTTACTTTAGCCCCTTCCGGGAGGAAGGGTACAATGGTCGATATGGTACCATTTTTGGCCGTAGATCTTAAGGCGATAATAGACTTGCCGTCCCGGGACAGCTGGGCACCCACAGCCGTGTCTGTCTGTCCGCCGGTACCGCTGTACTGCAGGTGGCCAAGGCTTTCCGATACCACCTGCCCGGTCAGGTCGATTTGTAAGGCTGTATTAACACTAACCATTTTATAATTTTTGGCAATTACACGCGGATCATTCGTAACTCTTCCTGGCTGGAACTCTATAGCCAGGTTTTCATTAAGAAAATTATACAGTTTCCGCGTTCCCAGGGCAAAGTTGCCTACCATTTTGCCGGGCCAGAGGGTCTTGCAACGACCCGTAATAACCCCGGCCTCGGCGAGGTCCACCATACCGTCGGTAAACATTTCGGTATGGACGCCGAGATCCTTTTTGTTCTTTAGAAAGGTTGCTATAGCATTAGGTATACCTCCGATGCCCAGCTGGATGGTCGATCCGTCTTCAATCAGCTCGGCTATAAAAGCGCCGATGGCCTGCTCTTCTGTACTGGGCTCTATAGGGGGCAGCTCATAGAGAGGTGCTTCGTTTTCAACGATATAGTCAACCTGGCTGATATGGACCTGGGTATCCCCATAAGTACGGGGCAGATTAGGATTAATTTCCAAAACTACGGTTTTGGCTACAGCCAGGAGATCCTTCTCATAGCCGACACCCAGGGACAAAGAAAAATAGCCGTGCCGGTCCATGGGACAGGCTGTACCCCAGAAGAAATCAGGTGGGTCGAAACGGGCCTTGCGAATGCCCCAGTCACGGCCGTGGGAAGGAATGAGGGATACGGTCCCAAGTTCGTGGCCCCGGCGTTCCCCGGCACCATAAAACCAGCTTTCCAGGAGGAAGTGCCCCTTCATGCTGGGGTCAAGGAAAAAATCGTACTCCCGCAGGAGCAGGGCAGAGAAGACACGCACGTTTTCCACTTCATCCCGCCGCCTTCCCAGGGCGCCCAGGAGCCCCGGAGGGGCCGAGGCAGCCATGGCGGCGGCAATGCTGCAGCCTGAAGTAACCATACCCACGGCTTCATCTATACTGATACATTTACGACGGTATTCCTCATGCATGTTCATACGATCTGTTCCTCCTTACTGTTCATCCCGGCCTCACAGGCAGGCATCACCCGGCGCACGGTCCCCATTTAATGGCGGTAGCAGCCCAGGCATATCCGACCCCGGCGCTAACCATGACCACAAGGTCCCCGTCCTTCACACGCCCCTGCTCCAGGGCCAGTTCCAGGGAAAGCACCTGGTCTAGCTGGCCAATATGCCCGTAATCTTCAAGATAAATGGACTGTTCGGGTTTCAGTCCTAATTCAGAAAGGATATAATCATGGGCCGAACGCTTCATATGCAGCAGGCATAAATAACCTATATCCTGCACCGTATAACCGCTGGCCATCACTGCTTCCTGAATGACCTGCAGGAAGTTAGGCATAGAAACTTCTTCCAGGCGATTCTTCATCCCCTCAGGATCGAAAACGTCCAACGTATATAGCCCCTGCGCCAAAGCTTCAGGAGTCATAGGCACTTTAGTGCCCCCAGCAGTAACCCCTACCGCATCGGCCAGGGAAGGATCCGTTATAATTTTGCTGGCCAGCACTTCGTTGCGCCCCAGATTTTTCTGCAGCACAATGGCCGCGCCCCCTGCGCCCAGGTTATACATAAAGCGCACGCGGGGATTCTTGTAATCGATAAAATCCACGTTACGATAACCGCCGGCCAGGAGGACGGTATTCAGGTTTTCGTCGGCCAGCATCATATCCCGGGCAACCTTCAGGGCCATAACCGTTGTACCGCAGCGCAACTGGACGTCAAATCCCCAGGCACGGCCGGCACCGATTCCCCCCTGTAATTTTATCGCTCCCGTCTGCAGGGGATGCTCTTTGTACTCTTCTCCCACATAAATGATCAGGTCGATTTCTTCCGGGTCAATATGGCCCTTCTCCAAAGCCCGGCGGGCAGCCCTGATGCCCATTTCAATGGTATGGTCCTCTGAGCCGGGTACCGGCTTGCGACGAAATCCCAGCTTTTTTTCCACCACCTCCTGAGGTATCCCACTTTCCCTGGCGACATCGGCACTGGTCATATACCTGTCTGGCAGGTATACCCCGGTGCTGCGGATACCAATATTTACTGTGGCCATGTGTCTCTTTCCCCTTTCTCTTTAAGGTAATATCCAAACAAGGACAGGCCCGCAACTACGGCTCATTGTCCTCACTTTTAGAAATCGCCGCCGTCAGGGCATCTTCGTTTGGGCACACCTTCTAAAATTGAGTTCTTCACTACTTTGGCCGTTTCTAACGGGATGAACCTGGCGTCCTCCGGCCAGTTTTCTGCCTCAACAATCTCTGCCAGCAGGGAACTTACTTCCTTGAGATCGGCCAGGCGGTAGACCCGGCCGCTTTGCACATGCTGGATGGTAATGCTCCATGGTATCTGTTCGTTACCCGGCTCATGAACCACTCGAACAATAAAAGAAGCTACAACTCGTTTTGGCAATGCCTTTTACTCCCCTCAAAACAAAAGCCCGCTATCATCCTTCCAATAGGATGATAGCAGGCTCAAGTTGCCTTCAAGTTACATGGCGGCAGAAACCTGCAGTATCTTTTTATAAAGCTTAACCGTCTTAAGGGAAGGAGCTACGCCCATCTCTTCCCTTAACACTTGCAGGCATCGCTGGTAAACCCGTACTACCATAGCCTTGTTGTTCAATTTGCCATAGGAGTATATTTTTAAGCGATAGGCTTCTTCCCAGCAATTATCCTTTTTCAGTATCCTGTCCGCCCATTCAATGCAGCCCTGGTAATCTCCCCGCCCGGCCAGCAGGCGGGCCAGGATTTCCGCCGCGTGGATGTACATCACCACCAGGCGTTCCCGTTCCTCCAGGCACCATTCATCCTGGTTTACTCCCTGCAGGTACTCGCCCTCATAGAGTTCCAGGGCTCTATTAAGCAGGATCTCCGCTTGCTCCGGCCGTTCATTGACCACTTCCTCTGCCCGCCGGACCAGGCCCTCAAATTCTTCCACATCCAGCCAGAATCCTGAAGCCAGATTAAAAAAATAGGCCGTACCTTCACGCTGAATGAAAAAGGAGGGACTGCGCGGCTGCCTCTCCGGTTCCAGCACGCTTAGCAGGGTGTTCAGGGCTACTTTGAAGTCCCGGCCGGCAGCCTCGGGATCTGCTTCCGGCCATAAATAAGCCATTATTTCTTCTTTATGCAATAAGACGCGCCTTTTAGTGATCAGGAGCTGGAACAGCCGCCTGGCGCTCTCCCGGCGCCACTCGTGGCAACCGATCTCTTCTTCGCCGCGCCAGACGCGGAATTTGCCCAGGGTTTGAATGCGCAGGGTATAGCCGATGCAGGGAAACTCCGTATTTACCCCCATTTTTTGCAGCTGCCAGTCAACATAGGGCTGGCAGATATCCTGGCGCCTGGCCTCGTGTAAAAGGGGTACGGAAGCCCGGCCGTCACGGGCACCCAGAAGGGTCCCACGCTGGAGAAGAAAATCATACCCCCTGCTTTCACACAGCTCCAGTAGCTGGATGAGCCTGGAACGCAATTCCTCACCCGGCCCTGCCTTAAATGCCAGATAGGCCAGCCACCAGGCGGCCGTTGCCTTGCCAAAACTATCCCCGCAGCGGCAAAAAAGGTCATGGCCCCGCGCCAGGTACACCCTGGCTTCGGCGAGTTGCTGGCAGGTGGCCGCCGCCACTCCCAGGCAGTTATAAAGGACGGCTGTAAACCACCGGTCCCGTACCTGCTCGGTAACCCGTACCCCTTCCAGGCCGGAGCTTCTGGCGGCCAGCCAGTCTCCCTCCAGGCCATGGATCAGGCACTGGCCCATCATTACCTCCGTGCGGCCGCGGATTATCCCCAGGTTGTCGTTCAGTTCCAGCGCGCGCTGGTAGGCCTCCCGGCAGGCGCCGGTGGGCCAGCCTTTAAGGACCAGCAGGGCATGGCCCAGGCGTACATATCCCATGGCTTCCACAAAGGGCGATCGCAGTTTCTGTCCCAGGCGGATGCCCTCTTCCGCGGCGATGACGGCTTTTTCCCCCTCGCCAATCATAGAGTAACAGAGGGATAAAAGTAGTGGGGTTTCGCGAAAAGAAAGGGGGGGATGGTAGGAGCCTTTTTCTTGCGACGCCGAGCTTTCCAGCAACTGAATGGCTGCCTGCAACCTGCCGGTCCGCAGCAGGAGGCGGGCTTCAAAATTACCCCGGGTGGTGAGATGGAGCATCTCTTTGGCCAGTTGCCGGTAGC includes:
- a CDS encoding alpha/beta fold hydrolase, encoding MPKVEINGVGIYYELDGTGEETVVLLNGIMMSTASWVDGVDFYTRNGYRLLRVDFRDQGQSDKCNEQYEIGQHGEDLRDLFVHLGLPRVHLVGTSYGGQVALLFALKYGYMLKTLILANTSARLTNHLKAIGEAWDEAAKLNSGQKFFQLAMPFIYSSAFYEAHYQWLKAREKNCGEVLTSDWFAAYLRLSSSHGGFDILERLGKINVPTFLIGAEKDMVTPLEEMIKIHRAIKGSLYITIPEAGHASFYEKKEEFHTAILGFLALSKAR
- a CDS encoding branched-chain amino acid ABC transporter permease → MKRRRFHILLLILLLLVAAVPLFTESRATINLLTHIFIIAIFAMSYDILLGYTGIISFGHALFFGSGAYTIGLLLKNLGRGLEIALLGLVMAMLLGLVVAFLIGTISLRVRDTYFAMMTLALGELFFIAAFKLRGLTGGEDGFSFRVPEMLQDRVVFYYLALLFLILVFYLLSLFISSPTGRVLQAIRENERRAQAIGYDVFRYKLFSTVVAGITASLAGALYGLQERFVSTSVLAVDKTLDALLMTIIGGSGTLYGAIVGSALVTIVHEWFSSLGSVHPIFERWLIIFGVVYIVVVLFFPGGLVRAFSSLGRRWRKDTRISTGVALSSEVVNVKEKESSC
- a CDS encoding branched-chain amino acid ABC transporter permease, which codes for MDTFINLFTNGIATGMAIFLLAVGLSIIFGLMGILNFAHGAFFLWGAYVGTWVFGRTQSFFLALASAILAGALLGVILERTTISRVFGNHLSQILLTMGLMLVLGELVKVVWGPNMLTSPPPGFLEGSWEFGGIVLIKYRLFTIVVGLVVALAVYILLTRTRLGIIVRAGVENPEMVQALGIDIRKVFTMVFALGAGLAALGGAIMGPLGGSISPTMGLDNQLLAFIVVVTGGLGSFVGSLVGALLVGLIGAAVSWFVPEAALAVNVLLMALVLLVKPTGLFGGGNI
- a CDS encoding ABC transporter ATP-binding protein, translating into MILNVEGLQTYIGEFHILQGVYLQVPAGKVTVLLGRNGAGKTTTLRTIMGFLKPRQGKIEFEGQGITGLPAHQVARKGLGYVPEDQAIFSGLTVEENLKIAMRSKNGEGLLEKVVSIFPDLKAAWRKKAGSLSGGQKQMLAMGRGLVTNSRLLLIDEPSKGLAPVVVEKLAEAIKQIKKETTVVLVEQNFNLARAVGDRYYILDDGRTVHSGTMADLAADTSLQQRYLGISLSPH
- a CDS encoding ABC transporter ATP-binding protein, which codes for MTDAILWTEDLTMAFGGHFAVNGVNVSFKPCSFTSIIGPNGAGKTTFFNLVSGQLVPTRGRIFFKGEDITRFPVHERARRGLGRCFQITNVFPKLTVLENVRLAVQASAGTGFRPLTPVVHFKELQDKALGVLDTVGLRKKAGSLASTLTHGEKRKLEIAIVLAMEPEVMLLDEPTAGISLEEVPAMIELLQHLREKRDRTIILVEHKMNMVLSLSDEVVVLFNGCVLASGAPEQIIRDERVQTAYLGGGMA
- a CDS encoding acetyl-CoA hydrolase/transferase family protein, encoding MNMHEEYRRKCISIDEAVGMVTSGCSIAAAMAASAPPGLLGALGRRRDEVENVRVFSALLLREYDFFLDPSMKGHFLLESWFYGAGERRGHELGTVSLIPSHGRDWGIRKARFDPPDFFWGTACPMDRHGYFSLSLGVGYEKDLLAVAKTVVLEINPNLPRTYGDTQVHISQVDYIVENEAPLYELPPIEPSTEEQAIGAFIAELIEDGSTIQLGIGGIPNAIATFLKNKKDLGVHTEMFTDGMVDLAEAGVITGRCKTLWPGKMVGNFALGTRKLYNFLNENLAIEFQPGRVTNDPRVIAKNYKMVSVNTALQIDLTGQVVSESLGHLQYSGTGGQTDTAVGAQLSRDGKSIIALRSTAKNGTISTIVPFLPEGAKVTLLRADVDYVVTEYGVAHLKARSLKERVNRLIAIAHPNFREELRHEARRLKLE
- a CDS encoding 3-oxoacyl-ACP synthase encodes the protein MATVNIGIRSTGVYLPDRYMTSADVARESGIPQEVVEKKLGFRRKPVPGSEDHTIEMGIRAARRALEKGHIDPEEIDLIIYVGEEYKEHPLQTGAIKLQGGIGAGRAWGFDVQLRCGTTVMALKVARDMMLADENLNTVLLAGGYRNVDFIDYKNPRVRFMYNLGAGGAAIVLQKNLGRNEVLASKIITDPSLADAVGVTAGGTKVPMTPEALAQGLYTLDVFDPEGMKNRLEEVSMPNFLQVIQEAVMASGYTVQDIGYLCLLHMKRSAHDYILSELGLKPEQSIYLEDYGHIGQLDQVLSLELALEQGRVKDGDLVVMVSAGVGYAWAATAIKWGPCAG
- a CDS encoding BTAD domain-containing putative transcriptional regulator translates to MLKSLALVESKLVAPRPEADIWLRPELKNKLQRLMDYSLTVISAPAGYGKTTAIVQALALLEVPYGWYSPGPEDASSFVFASYLAGALEKLAPGIRDKLPEELKKYEALNWDSVLNVLLHSLEEYTGVEGILIIDDWHLVGEEKEVSLFLDRFLACKPRWLRVALLSREKVEIPEVYRQAARGQRLLIDEKDLALNPEEVYEYLSREFSPRLTREDARWIYDYSEGWIMTLKLIGRGIKEGTVRLPLSNTLDNSLDSLFEFLILDVLERQDSSLLSFLLKTSILDYLSLHACTVVMGGEFTPRLLSRASKKGLFLSELGNGLFRYHNLFRDFLRREARKRLPDYELLHCRAGYFYLKEGQEEQAFQHLLEGRQWADAAEVLARLSSELARSGRGHLLRHYLQQLPPRFQEQVEFLLALGDAERLASNYQGALALYRRAAEKCKNSSDRKGLSRALKGLGETYVDTAQPALAEDFLRRAYKALGEADTEEKAEILGLMAENMINQGKPRHAHRYRQLAKEMLHLTTRGNFEARLLLRTGRLQAAIQLLESSASQEKGSYHPPLSFRETPLLLSLCYSMIGEGEKAVIAAEEGIRLGQKLRSPFVEAMGYVRLGHALLVLKGWPTGACREAYQRALELNDNLGIIRGRTEVMMGQCLIHGLEGDWLAARSSGLEGVRVTEQVRDRWFTAVLYNCLGVAAATCQQLAEARVYLARGHDLFCRCGDSFGKATAAWWLAYLAFKAGPGEELRSRLIQLLELCESRGYDFLLQRGTLLGARDGRASVPLLHEARRQDICQPYVDWQLQKMGVNTEFPCIGYTLRIQTLGKFRVWRGEEEIGCHEWRRESARRLFQLLITKRRVLLHKEEIMAYLWPEADPEAAGRDFKVALNTLLSVLEPERQPRSPSFFIQREGTAYFFNLASGFWLDVEEFEGLVRRAEEVVNERPEQAEILLNRALELYEGEYLQGVNQDEWCLEERERLVVMYIHAAEILARLLAGRGDYQGCIEWADRILKKDNCWEEAYRLKIYSYGKLNNKAMVVRVYQRCLQVLREEMGVAPSLKTVKLYKKILQVSAAM